In the genome of Coregonus clupeaformis isolate EN_2021a chromosome 11, ASM2061545v1, whole genome shotgun sequence, one region contains:
- the LOC121577168 gene encoding zinc finger protein 536-like, producing the protein RSQMALLANQLMDSARVVSGINGRVDHLPQFLRVQNQGHMTQVNGTQEDTSKNRKYPCQLCGKRFRFNSILSLHMRTHTGEKPFKCPYCDHRAAQKGNLKIHLRTHKQGNLGKGRGRIREENRLLHELEERAILRDRHIRGGLGGLPQPPPPHIPQPQQPQPASTTTQLPLTFTGPGPVETLSLPSTSPKMTTTGQEDHTQAQPSAGFRCSFCKGKFRKQQELERHIRILHKPYKCTLCEFATSHEEELISHVETAHIASESAQTQRPAVGSGRGVKHPGGEFPCEVCGQTFSQAWFLKGHMRKHKDSFEHCCQICSRRFKEPWFLKNHMKVHLNKLAAKAKQLPADPGVSVSMTSVAQDAHYIHLYSQYISSLHSRFLSADRVGQSEFQQILATTGIGMKVKEMLGRMLAPGHDSMTEGENNRSLLGLNNLVPPLSASSMEYQLQASANERDNLNSYPGWQGMAPGLAVDKVDLYTAKEQHRAYLAERRVSLDERRASVSDPETQAISRPSSPGLSHVLEESLIGPCLSQTGSTQDDSILPSSPVSGEKKPYSCPPSDYISTKSASLSYRLEGYPLHTQWNHDTRDNIDPSSPQPPSPKDRSTTSGLYSGLEGPDENRRNPATLHMDRLAPNLPNPSNLHQAYGGPPAMEDNSVNPQGLHQSIQTFINGLTSSVLRGDRKRRAGGGRVSTQGGGQGSSEGEDHVGVRGSDRGSEVEAGTGGSAVTPRTRKSQYEPLDLSLRPDWVLSPQAGSAHMDRSQGGLTGLFQQHSSVCNGSLSSNSNRLQAPTGQHTAELSEIGSSTGDLEMPTEQEDQHNYDSSAHNGDCALESYVFYKDEEEEEFNKRRIMKSSHSEAGLSEKMTEMMVGSLQGPSEAPQCPQKKQGQWGRSVIQPLLSPLELLKPVPTPHHHHHHHHLHRNLLSVLRSSSGQNHMLLNGHAASLNGGGGGPIERAETSGGKPFQCRYCPYSATQKGNLKTHVLCVHRRPFDSSLYPDRRLRRTHTNAPVTPREGSVGSSYLPQSFMGLGDAPRPTPTVRDITMTSLCGT; encoded by the exons AGGAGCCAGATGGCACTGCTAGCCAATCAGTTGATGGATTCAGCCAGGGTTGTGAGTGGTATCAATGGGAGGGTGGACCACCTCCCTCAGTTCCTGAGGGTACAGAACCAGGGTCACATGACCCAGGTCAACGGCACCCAGGAAGACACAAGCAagaacaggaagtacccgtgccaACTGTGTGGCAAGCGCTTCCGCTTCAACAGCATCCTGTCGCTGCACATGCGCACGCACACGGGCGAGAAGCCCTTTAAGTGCCCTTACTGTGACCATCGGGCAGCACAGAAGGGCAACCTCAAGATCCACCTGCGCACTCACAAGCAGGGCAACCTTGGGAAAGGCCGTGGCCGGATCAGAGAGGAGAACAGGCTGCTCCACGAGCTGGAAGAGAGGGCCATCCTGAGGGACAGGCACATCAGGGGTGGTCTTGGTGGTCTGCCCCAGCCACCTCCACCCCACATCCCCCAACCCCAGCAGCCCCAGCCTGCCTctaccaccacacagctcccctTGACCTTCACAGGTCCTGGCCCTGTGGAGACCCTATCACTGCCATCCACCTCCCCCAAGATGACCACCACTGGTCAGGAGGATCACACCCAGGCCCAGCCTTCCGCAGGCTTCCGCTGCTCCTTCTGCAAGGGCAAGTTCAGGAAGCAGCAGGAGCTAGAGCGCCACATCCGGATCCTCCACAAGCCCTACAAGTGCACTCTGTGTGAGTTCGCCACCTCCCATGAGGAGGAGCTCATCAGCCATGTGGAGACGGCCCACATTGCCTCAGAGTCGGCCCAGACTCAGAGGCCCGCTGTGGGTAGCGGTCGGGGCGTGAAGCACCCTGGTGGGGAGTTCCCCTGCGAGGTATGCGGTCAGACCTTCAGTCAGGCCTGGTTCCTCAAGGGACACATGCGTAAGCACAAGGACTCGTTCGAACACTGCTGCCAGATCTGCAGCCGGCGCTTCAAAGAACCCTGGTTTCTCAAGAACCACATGAAGGTCCACCTCAACAAGCTGGCTGCTAAGGCCAAGCAGCTCCCTGCTGACCCGGGGGTATCTGTCAGCATGACCAGCGTAGCCCAGGATGCCCACTACATCCACCTCTACTCCCAGTACATCTCAAGCCTCCACAGCAGGTTCCTCTCCGCCGACAGAGTGGGCCAGTCGGAGTTCCAGCAGATCCTCGCCACAACTGGCATTGGGATGAAGGTGAAAGAGATGCTGGGCAGGATGCTGGCACCAGGACATGATTCAATGACAGAGGGGGAGAATAATCGCTCTTTGTTGGGATTGAATAATCTGGTGCCTCCTCTGAGCGCCAGCAGCATGGAGTATCAACTACAGGCTTCTGCCAATGAGAGAGACAACCTCAACAGCTACCCAGGCTGGCAGGGCATGGCACCAGGACTGGCTGTAGATAAGGTAGACCTATACACAGCTAAAGAACAGCACAGGGCCTACCTGGCTGAGCGGAGGGTGTCATTAGATGAGCGACGAGCGTCTGTGAGCGACCCAGAGACACAGGCTATTAGTAGGCCTAGTAGCCCAGGACTGAGCCATGTCTTGGAGGAGAGCCTCATAGGACCATGCCTCTCTCAGACTGGCAGTACCCAGGATGACAGCATCCtaccctcctccccagtctcag GTGAGAAGAAGCCCTACAGTTGTCCTCCCAGTGACTACATCAGCACAAAGTCAGCCTCTCTCAGTTACCGTCTGGAGGGCTACCCCCTCCACACCCAGTGGAACCACGACACCAGGGACAACATAGACCCCTCGTCCCCACAGCCCCCCAGCCCCAAGGACCGGAGCACTACTTCTGGCCTCTACAGTGGGCTGGAGGGCCCTGATGAGAACAGAAGAAACCCAGCAACTCTGCACATGGACAGGCTAGCACCCAACCTGCCTAACCCTTCCAACCTGCACCAGGCCTATGGAGGACCTCCAGCTATGGAGGACAACAGTGTGAACCCACAGGGTCTTCATCAATCCATACAGACCTTCATCAACGGCCTGACGTCCAGTGTGCTGAGAGGGGACAGAAAGAGAAGGGCAGGGGGAGGTAGGGTCAGCACtcaggggggaggacaggggagctcTGAGGGGGAGGACCATGTTGGAGTCAGGGGGAGTGACCGGGGCAGTGAGGTGGAGGCAGGTACTGGTGGCTCTGCAGTCACCCCCAGGACCAGGAAGTCCCAGTATGAGCCTCTGGATCTGTCTCTCAGGCCAGATTGGGTGCTGTCGCCTCAAGCTGGCTCAGCCCACATGGACAGATCTCAAGGGGGATTGACTGGGTTATTCCAACAGCACAGCAGTGTGTGTAATGGCTCCCTCTCCTCCAATAGCAACAGGCTGCAGGCACCCACTGGGCAACACACGGCTGAACTGTCTGAGATTGGATCTAGCACTGGTGACCTGGAGATGCCCACAGAACAGGAGGACCAACACAACTATGACTCCTCAGCTCACAATGGAGATTGTGCACTCGAGAGCTATGTGTTTTACAAagatgaggaagaagaggaatTCAACAAGCGGAGGATAATGAAGAGTAGCCACAGCGAAGCAGGGCTTAGTGagaaaatgacagagatgatggTTGGTAGTCTCCAGGGGCCCAGTGAGGCCCCTCAGTGTCCCCAGAAGAAGCAGGGCCAGTGGGGCAGGTCGGTCAtccagcctctcctctctcctctggagCTGCTGAAGCCAGTGCCGactcctcaccaccaccaccaccaccaccacctccatagGAACCTCCTCTCAGTCCTCCGGTCCTCCAGTGGCCAGAACCACATGCTCCTCAATGGCCATGCAGCCAGCTTGaatggtggaggtggagggccCATTGAGAGAGCAGAGACTTCAG